In Xylanibacter ruminicola 23, a single genomic region encodes these proteins:
- a CDS encoding PEP/pyruvate-binding domain-containing protein, which translates to MEEVSKIPQEWNKFYLKNVSFVNLMTRRIFNVLIVANPYDAFMLEDDGRVDEKIFDEYMELGMRYPPTFRQVSTTEEAHEVLHNTDIDLVICMPGNADNDAFTVAREIKAEHPNIPCVVLTPFSHGITKRIQDEDMSVFDYVFCWLGNTNLIMSIIKLIEDKMNIEHDIKEAGVQMIMLVEDNIRFYSSVLPNLYNYILAQSKRFSTEALNPHAAAQRKRGRPKVVLATTYEEAMQLYEKYHENTLGVISDTRFPMQVHEGRLSHVEDGDPEAGLKLLREIRRRDEYVPLILDSSEITNKEKAEAEGFHFIDKNSTKMNVDLHHLMEEHMGFGDFIFRDPKTKEEVFRVSSLKELQDNIFKIPYDSMLYHVSRNHMSRWLTARAIFPVSAFLKHVTWHKLQDVDAHRQIIFDAIVQYRRMKNIGVVAVFDRLKFDRYAHFARIGEGSLGGKGRGLAFLDNIIKRHPELNQFEQAKVSIPKTVVLCTDFFDEFMEKNNLWTIALSDASDEEILQHFMRAQLPDSLIADFFTFFDAVKSPIAIRSSSLLEDSHYQPFAGIYSTYMIPYLDDKYEMLRMLACAIKGVYASVYYKDSKAYMLATQNVIDQEKMAVILQEVVGKQYGDLYYPNFSGVLRSLNYYPIGDETAEEGIASLAVGLGKYIVDGGQTLRVSPYHPKQVLQTSEMETALSETQTRFYALDMAHVGDDFKVDDGFNIKKVRVKQAAEDGALTYLASTYDPVDQIIRDGIYEGGRKVISFCGVLQHDVFPLPELLQMAQKLGADEMKRPVEIEFACNLNDDRTGEFYLLQIRPIVDAKQVLDEDLQQIPDSDCLLRSNNSLGHGISEDVVDVVYVKTDDDFTAVNNPTIASEIEEINRKFLQADKNYVLIGPGRWGSSDYWLGIPVKWPHISAARVIVEVGLKNYRVDPSQGTHFFQNLTSFGVGYFTINTYTGDGVFQKELLDQMPAIEETQFVRHVRFDHPLKIMMDGKKQTGVVLR; encoded by the coding sequence ATGGAAGAAGTAAGCAAGATACCACAGGAGTGGAACAAATTCTACTTGAAGAATGTGTCGTTCGTGAACCTGATGACACGACGCATCTTTAATGTGCTGATTGTGGCCAATCCCTACGATGCGTTTATGCTCGAAGACGACGGTCGTGTGGATGAGAAGATCTTCGACGAGTATATGGAGCTGGGTATGCGATACCCACCCACGTTCCGACAGGTGTCGACAACCGAGGAGGCACACGAAGTGCTACACAACACGGATATCGACCTGGTAATCTGTATGCCTGGTAATGCGGACAACGATGCCTTTACCGTGGCACGAGAAATCAAGGCCGAGCATCCAAACATTCCCTGCGTGGTGCTTACACCCTTCTCGCATGGTATCACCAAACGTATTCAGGACGAGGATATGTCGGTGTTCGACTACGTGTTCTGCTGGTTGGGTAACACCAACCTCATCATGAGCATCATCAAGCTGATTGAGGACAAGATGAACATCGAGCACGACATCAAGGAGGCTGGCGTACAGATGATTATGCTGGTTGAGGATAACATCCGCTTCTACTCGAGTGTGCTGCCAAACCTCTATAACTATATCCTGGCTCAGAGTAAGCGTTTCTCGACCGAGGCGCTGAACCCGCATGCGGCTGCCCAGCGTAAACGCGGACGCCCCAAAGTGGTACTGGCTACCACCTACGAGGAGGCCATGCAGCTGTACGAGAAGTATCACGAGAACACCTTAGGTGTTATTAGTGATACCCGATTCCCCATGCAAGTACACGAGGGCCGACTGAGCCACGTAGAGGATGGCGACCCAGAGGCAGGATTGAAACTGCTGAGGGAGATTCGCCGTCGCGACGAGTACGTGCCCCTGATTCTCGACTCTTCGGAGATAACCAACAAAGAAAAAGCCGAAGCTGAGGGATTCCACTTTATAGATAAGAACTCGACCAAGATGAATGTGGACCTGCACCACCTGATGGAGGAACACATGGGTTTTGGCGACTTTATATTCCGCGATCCGAAAACCAAGGAAGAGGTGTTCCGTGTATCGTCGCTGAAGGAACTGCAGGACAACATCTTCAAGATTCCTTACGACTCGATGCTCTACCACGTGAGTCGTAACCACATGAGTCGCTGGCTTACAGCACGTGCCATCTTCCCCGTTTCGGCCTTCTTGAAGCATGTTACCTGGCATAAGCTGCAGGACGTGGATGCCCACCGACAGATTATCTTTGATGCCATCGTACAGTACCGAAGGATGAAGAATATTGGTGTGGTAGCTGTGTTCGACCGATTGAAGTTCGACCGCTATGCCCACTTTGCCCGTATCGGTGAAGGTTCTTTGGGCGGTAAAGGTCGTGGTCTGGCATTCCTTGATAACATTATCAAGCGCCACCCCGAGCTGAACCAGTTTGAACAGGCCAAGGTATCGATTCCCAAAACGGTGGTATTGTGTACCGATTTCTTCGACGAGTTTATGGAGAAGAACAACCTGTGGACAATTGCCCTGAGCGATGCCAGCGACGAGGAGATACTGCAGCACTTTATGCGTGCCCAGTTGCCCGACTCGCTGATAGCCGATTTCTTTACCTTCTTTGATGCCGTAAAGAGTCCTATCGCCATCCGTTCAAGTTCGTTGCTCGAGGATTCGCACTACCAGCCCTTTGCAGGTATCTACTCTACCTACATGATTCCATATCTGGATGATAAGTACGAGATGCTGCGCATGTTGGCCTGTGCCATCAAGGGTGTGTATGCCTCGGTTTACTATAAGGACTCGAAGGCCTACATGCTGGCCACACAGAACGTGATCGACCAGGAGAAGATGGCTGTGATTCTGCAGGAGGTAGTGGGCAAGCAGTATGGCGACCTGTACTACCCCAACTTCAGTGGTGTGCTACGTTCGTTGAACTACTACCCCATCGGCGACGAGACTGCCGAAGAGGGTATTGCATCGCTGGCAGTAGGATTAGGTAAATATATTGTTGATGGCGGTCAAACCCTTCGCGTTTCGCCCTATCACCCCAAGCAGGTGCTGCAGACATCGGAGATGGAGACTGCCCTGAGCGAGACCCAAACCCGATTCTACGCCTTGGACATGGCCCATGTAGGCGACGACTTTAAGGTTGACGACGGCTTTAACATCAAGAAGGTACGTGTAAAGCAGGCAGCCGAAGATGGAGCCCTGACCTATCTGGCCTCGACCTACGACCCCGTAGATCAGATTATCCGCGATGGTATCTACGAGGGCGGCCGAAAGGTAATCTCGTTCTGCGGTGTGCTGCAGCACGATGTATTCCCATTACCCGAGCTGTTGCAGATGGCACAGAAGCTGGGTGCCGACGAGATGAAGCGCCCCGTAGAGATTGAGTTTGCCTGCAACCTGAACGACGACCGTACAGGCGAGTTCTACCTGCTGCAGATACGTCCTATCGTAGATGCCAAGCAGGTGCTGGATGAAGACCTGCAACAGATACCCGATAGCGACTGCTTGCTGCGCTCGAACAACTCACTGGGGCATGGTATTTCCGAGGATGTGGTGGATGTGGTATATGTAAAGACCGACGACGATTTTACCGCTGTAAACAATCCCACTATCGCCAGCGAGATTGAGGAGATTAACCGCAAGTTCCTACAGGCCGACAAGAACTATGTGCTGATTGGTCCAGGCCGCTGGGGTTCGAGTGATTACTGGTTGGGCATACCAGTAAAATGGCCTCACATATCAGCAGCAAGGGTGATTGTTGAGGTAGGATTGAAGAACTACCGTGTTGACCCCTCGCAGGGCACGCACTTCTTCCAGAACCTCACCTCGTTTGGTGTGGGCTACTTCACCATCAACACCTATACGGGCGATGGGGTATTCCAGAAGGAGCTGCTCGACCAGATGCCCGCTATAGAAGAAACCCAGTTCGTACGTCACGTGCGCTTCGACCATCCGCTGAAAATCATGATGGATGGTAAGAAACAAACAGGCGTAGTACTGCGATGA
- a CDS encoding HAMP domain-containing protein yields MSKLTAKIKRDLPLRISLMIVLAMALLLTVTLLVMLHSSRNSMKDDALNRATYTLDRATNNIDNILLSVEETAGNIYFNMKFDDPERMYTYAHKIVETNPYVSGCVIAFKPGYFKGHDLFMVYAHSTDSTHQDQSTANIVHSNSFGTKPYTEQIWFNRPIGKNRAMWMNPLLGMKSDIEPLTSFCAPILDANHSPIGVISVHVPLQLLSSIISAARPSPNSYCALLDNDGSFIVDPTVSYLSKTKAFNLPGNSVQEAVKTMTSGNKGYLPFELNGHKFYLFYQPFRMAQVPYRTLITNPGWSIGVAFSENDIFGEYNALFNFVIIIAIVGMVLMYLHTRLIIRHRLKPLRMLTELTDRIAHGHYNEPLPSRHRNKDEIGLLQGHFQQMQRSVAANINELHELTQTIQERSKELHEAYEQAQKADRMKTAFLHNMTDQMLAPSFAIDEDVSALSHFDKKTSTQTVSQLVEDIQQNGDTITQILNNLINLSEKEEDLEEKGGKL; encoded by the coding sequence ATGTCGAAACTAACTGCAAAGATTAAACGTGATTTGCCATTACGCATCAGTCTGATGATAGTGCTTGCCATGGCGCTGCTGTTAACAGTAACACTGCTTGTCATGCTTCATTCTTCGCGTAACTCTATGAAAGATGATGCGCTGAATAGAGCCACCTATACACTCGATCGCGCCACCAACAACATCGATAACATCCTGCTGAGCGTAGAGGAAACGGCTGGCAACATATATTTCAACATGAAGTTTGATGATCCGGAACGGATGTACACCTATGCACATAAGATTGTAGAAACCAACCCATACGTGTCGGGCTGTGTCATCGCCTTTAAGCCCGGATACTTTAAGGGACACGACCTGTTTATGGTATATGCACATAGTACTGATAGTACCCATCAGGATCAATCCACAGCCAACATTGTTCACAGTAACAGTTTCGGCACCAAGCCCTATACCGAACAGATATGGTTTAATCGTCCGATAGGTAAGAACAGAGCCATGTGGATGAACCCGCTACTCGGCATGAAGTCGGACATAGAGCCACTCACCTCGTTCTGTGCGCCTATACTCGACGCTAATCACAGTCCGATAGGTGTTATCAGCGTACATGTGCCACTACAACTGCTTTCAAGCATTATCTCAGCCGCCAGGCCTTCGCCCAACTCCTATTGTGCGCTGTTAGATAACGACGGATCGTTTATTGTTGATCCCACTGTCAGCTATCTCTCAAAAACAAAGGCTTTCAACCTGCCAGGCAACTCAGTTCAGGAGGCCGTAAAAACAATGACGTCGGGTAATAAAGGCTATCTGCCATTCGAACTCAACGGACACAAGTTTTATCTGTTCTACCAACCATTCAGGATGGCCCAAGTGCCCTATCGCACCTTGATAACCAATCCTGGTTGGAGTATCGGCGTAGCATTCTCAGAAAACGACATCTTTGGCGAGTACAATGCACTATTCAATTTTGTAATCATCATCGCCATCGTGGGCATGGTACTGATGTATCTGCACACCCGTCTGATTATCCGTCACCGCTTAAAGCCACTCAGGATGCTTACAGAACTTACGGATCGCATTGCCCATGGACATTATAACGAGCCCCTACCCTCACGCCATCGGAACAAGGACGAGATAGGTCTGCTGCAAGGCCATTTCCAGCAGATGCAACGCTCGGTGGCAGCCAACATCAACGAACTGCACGAACTAACCCAAACCATACAGGAACGCAGTAAAGAGTTACATGAGGCTTACGAGCAAGCTCAGAAGGCCGACCGAATGAAGACGGCTTTCCTGCATAACATGACCGACCAGATGTTGGCCCCATCGTTTGCCATCGACGAGGATGTGTCGGCATTAAGTCATTTTGATAAAAAAACAAGCACCCAGACGGTGAGCCAGTTAGTGGAGGACATCCAGCAAAACGGCGACACCATTACGCAGATACTGAATAATCTGATCAACCTCTCGGAGAAAGAAGAAGACCTGGAGGAGAAAGGAGGTAAGTTATGA
- a CDS encoding sensor histidine kinase: MMNIRRSFSAKVIMWVLLLAVPVFLASVGVLFWQSHKLIRAEAVDKASNVLACAMHRINRYLITTKTASHTNAWIVEQSLYPDSIQAITNRIATTNPYTDGCAISTEPGVIPQYPDGFMSVSFNTKDSVNTFIEPDHSYFQERWYSIPRTQRKPTWVVFNDKNREQETDEDATIAAYTHPLFNKKGKFVGVISIWLSLQHISNIMAEVRPYPHSYYVMIDEKGRYVGHPDSTRLFNQTIFSVADPQHQADLIALGYEMTKGNKGSMSVKINGKKSLVCYMPVEGTPWSLAIVCPHSDILRGFYRLTYIVVALLIVGLLLIFINCHKAVTVSLSPLQQLLEKTKAVSNGHLDVDIAHTKRTDVIGGLQNSFATMLESLNYYINSVRTATDQTKRYNRELEHTTQLAVEAQHQKTVFIQNVTHQIRTPLNIIMGFAQILNCPTDDTSLSEELGQDEIKSIASTMTHNSRLLIRMVMMLFDSSENGKAETANCDKREMVACNDVCQVALKFTTKNHPDIPVEYKTELADDFCIHTNFRYLEYSLEELLSNAVRYSDQQHISLHVTRNEEFVRFVVQDTGNGIAEADRDNIFKFFTKVDDFSEGLGLGLPLTKRHAETLGGNLILDTTYHEGSRFIFEIPVA, encoded by the coding sequence ATGATGAATATTCGTCGTTCATTCTCGGCAAAGGTCATCATGTGGGTTCTGCTGTTAGCAGTACCAGTTTTCCTGGCATCGGTAGGTGTACTGTTCTGGCAGTCGCACAAACTGATACGTGCCGAAGCTGTTGATAAAGCCAGCAATGTACTGGCTTGTGCCATGCACCGTATTAACCGTTATCTGATAACGACCAAGACGGCAAGTCATACTAATGCCTGGATAGTTGAGCAATCACTATACCCCGACTCGATACAGGCCATAACCAACCGCATAGCAACCACCAATCCCTATACCGATGGTTGCGCCATCAGCACCGAGCCAGGTGTTATCCCCCAGTATCCCGATGGATTCATGTCGGTTTCGTTCAATACCAAAGACAGCGTCAATACCTTTATTGAGCCCGACCACAGCTACTTCCAGGAACGTTGGTACAGTATTCCTCGTACACAGCGCAAACCAACCTGGGTGGTGTTTAACGACAAGAACAGGGAACAGGAAACCGACGAAGATGCTACGATAGCCGCCTATACGCACCCCTTGTTCAACAAGAAAGGTAAGTTTGTTGGCGTTATTTCAATCTGGCTCTCATTGCAGCACATCTCCAATATTATGGCCGAGGTACGACCCTATCCGCACTCGTACTATGTGATGATTGACGAGAAAGGACGTTATGTGGGTCATCCCGATTCTACCCGCCTATTCAACCAAACTATCTTCAGCGTGGCCGACCCACAACATCAGGCCGACCTGATAGCCTTAGGTTACGAGATGACAAAGGGTAATAAAGGTAGCATGTCGGTAAAAATCAATGGCAAAAAATCGCTGGTATGCTATATGCCCGTTGAAGGCACTCCATGGAGCCTGGCTATTGTTTGTCCGCATAGCGATATCTTGAGAGGATTCTACCGTCTTACCTATATTGTAGTGGCACTACTGATTGTAGGTTTGCTGCTTATCTTTATCAACTGTCACAAGGCGGTAACCGTTTCACTCAGTCCGCTACAGCAACTGCTTGAAAAGACCAAAGCAGTTAGCAACGGCCATTTAGATGTGGATATAGCCCATACCAAGCGAACGGATGTGATAGGCGGATTGCAGAACAGTTTTGCCACCATGTTGGAGTCGCTCAATTATTATATCAACAGCGTGCGTACCGCTACCGATCAGACCAAGCGTTACAACCGTGAGCTGGAGCATACCACCCAACTGGCAGTAGAGGCCCAGCATCAGAAAACGGTTTTCATCCAGAACGTTACACACCAGATACGCACACCGCTTAATATCATTATGGGCTTTGCACAGATACTGAATTGCCCTACCGACGACACATCGCTGAGCGAAGAGTTAGGACAGGATGAGATTAAGAGTATTGCCAGCACCATGACGCACAACAGTCGACTGCTTATACGTATGGTGATGATGCTGTTCGACAGCTCTGAAAACGGCAAGGCTGAGACTGCCAATTGTGATAAGCGCGAGATGGTGGCATGCAACGATGTGTGCCAGGTAGCGCTAAAATTCACAACCAAGAATCATCCTGACATACCTGTAGAATACAAGACCGAATTGGCTGATGATTTCTGCATCCACACCAATTTCCGCTATCTGGAATATAGTCTGGAGGAGTTACTCAGCAATGCCGTACGCTATTCCGACCAGCAGCACATCTCGCTACACGTAACGCGTAACGAGGAGTTTGTACGTTTCGTAGTACAGGATACAGGTAATGGTATTGCCGAAGCCGACCGCGACAATATCTTTAAGTTCTTTACCAAGGTGGACGACTTTAGCGAGGGCTTAGGCCTGGGCCTGCCCCTTACTAAACGTCATGCAGAAACATTGGGTGGAAACCTGATACTCGACACCACCTACCATGAGGGTAGCCGGTTTATCTTCGAGATACCCGTGGCATAG